AGAACACAAagcataataaaaataaattctcAAATTTACAAACATGTCAGATAAATTAAAACGGCACTTCCACTAGCAGATCAGCACATGATCCCTCAGACACATTGATCGCTAGTTCTTTATATAAAGCTGAATTTACTGTCTAAATGGGAATCAAATACAAAGCTTCTAATGTTTGCTACAAATTTAAATAGTTCCAAAAGTTCCAACTtccataaatttataatttgtaATGATATGTGGACATCTGATCCGCATGCGGATAGCTGATAGATACCCAGAGCGAGAAAGGAATAGAATGTGATAGTAATTCATGCATATACAAGGTTCCTATTGCGCCCCCGGGTAGTTCTGCTCTCGAAATGCGCATTCTTGTGGCGTCGACTCTTGGTAATTTGAAGCAACAAGAGGAGGGGAAGAATATATCAGACTGCTACTATTTGTGTCACCCCAGTTAGTACTTTGGCTACAGCTGGAAGACCCTATGATCTTATCACCGTTGATCATGTTCATGTCCTCCCCATAGAAACACTCTATCCCACTTAACCTTTGTTGGTAATGTTCAATAGATTCCATTTCCCCCAACATTTCtaagaaacttccttctcctgcaAAACTTCCTTGCACTTCGTTGCTGTTGTTAATGGAGTTTATGTTGCAACCACCTGAAGAGCCAACAACATGGACTTGTTCTTCATGAATTTGTTGTGTTGGAGGAAGACCATCAGGGAATTGAAGATTATTATTCAACACATCTACGACGGGTTCGTGATAGTAATCATCAGAGAATCTTCCTCCAAGCTTGATTAGAAGTTTCTTAATAGAGTCTTGGTCATTGAAACTCGGTCCTTGGTTTGTGTAAGGAAATTGTGGCAACACAGGCATAACCTGTGGCCAAGAATATGGCTGTTGAGTAATGTTATTGTTGTTTACAACCAAAGAAGATGAGGAATATTGATCCCCACTTGATGATCTATTGCTAATTTCATGCTTGATGCCTTTATTACGTgcgtgttgttgttgttgttctttaCGCTGCTTCCCtagaagcttcttcttcagccTTGTGTTCCAGTAGTTCTTTATATCATTATCAGTTCTTCCTGGCAATTGAGCTGCAATCACAGACCACCTGCATCCATCACacagaaaggaaaaataaaaagtactTCAGGAGGGCTTAAGGCTATGTTAAGAAATTCGTTGACGCTATTGCAAACAGGCGTTACCATGTACTTCATAGCTAaactgttcttcttcttctattctAGGATGTAAGTACCATTGAGTTTGCGGTCAACTAACATCCAAACAGggaatataaaaagaaaaaga
This is a stretch of genomic DNA from Lotus japonicus ecotype B-129 chromosome 1, LjGifu_v1.2. It encodes these proteins:
- the LOC130723936 gene encoding transcription factor RAX3-like is translated as MGRAPCCDKANVKKGPWSPEEDAKLKSYIEQHGTGGNWIALPQKIGLKRCGKSCRLRWLNYLRPNLRHGSFSEEEDNIICSLYVSIGSRWSVIAAQLPGRTDNDIKNYWNTRLKKKLLGKQRKEQQQQHARNKGIKHEISNRSSSGDQYSSSSLVVNNNNITQQPYSWPQVMPVLPQFPYTNQGPSFNDQDSIKKLLIKLGGRFSDDYYHEPVVDVLNNNLQFPDGLPPTQQIHEEQVHVVGSSGGCNINSINNSNEVQGSFAGEGSFLEMLGEMESIEHYQQRLSGIECFYGEDMNMINGDKIIGSSSCSQSTNWGDTNSSSLIYSSPPLVASNYQESTPQECAFREQNYPGAQ